Genomic segment of Benincasa hispida cultivar B227 chromosome 1, ASM972705v1, whole genome shotgun sequence:
ttagacatttcctaaatatatgatatggatattgtaattttttcatcgtacaaaataattttattgaagaaGTACAACAATATTCAATACAACACAATTTACTAgagttgggttcaatgtgtgaccaaacattggtcaacataaaaactattattcaacaaacaagacgactcaatgttgctgacactgatcgaagacgtattcgtcgtagacgacAACGACAATAGGGCGAAGCTAATTTAGAGACATACGAAGACAACCCCATGTGGGGTAATGACCAGTGGGTcgtctttaaatttcatgtaaacttctattttcaatttaaagaactaattgtaaatcttctttagtatcatgatttttttttatttgtagagAGATGTACTACTTAGCGAAGTCTACTTAATGaagtcacattttttttttaatatgagtgcagaataattaagttttcattgcagattaattatataattaaatttagtaatgaaggaatttgttacttaaaaattagaaaataaacagttaaattgattaaaaaaaaagtaatcgtGGACCGGATCCACAATTATGGAGATCGTGGACTCGATCCACAAGTATGTGTTTGACTAGTCCAATTGTGCTAACGTGGTGCTGATTAGATTAAAGCCTAATCGTGTACGGATACACGATTTCCCTTCCCCACCAAAACTACcatatttttatcaatacttTCCATTCtcacctattttttaaaattcttttccatataccccatttttgtcattaatttaaaaattcactATATTCTTAAACTTAGTCcaaaaacatataaaactaaaaaaagtcaacgaaacttgttttaaaattttaaaaacaaaaggcAAAAACGATACTATCAAACAtgcttttaatttttcaattcttaaaaaacagaaaactaaaaacaattacttaacatgttttttattttttatattttaaaagcaGAAAACCAATATCGGTTATCAAACAtgtataatttttgttttttaaaaactaataacCAAAAACagatttttaaaaaccaaaaattaaaaattaagagaTTGTTTGGATGGTAATCAAATTCTGGaaacaatattattttaatattaaaatatatattatgtaatgtattataaattatgtaatattacaaaataataattatacatttttctAACCTAACTCTTGTCAACCAATATTTAATGGGTAACTACAATTAGATTTATCATTTATAAACAtagtatcaaacacattttaaccaattatttatattagaattcAATTTATAAGTATGATATATTTTCATTGAATCCCTTATTTCCAAATTTATGTTTCATATTTTCTACCAAATAAACCGTACTtgattgaattttatgtctaatagaactctaaactttcaattacaTATCTAGCAGatccataaatttttaaaaatatcaaaattcaaagattaaatttgtaaatctgAATGTTTCAAAGACTAAATAGAAAcaaacttcaaattcaaaatctaaatttgtaatttaacctaagtACTTTTATACACATTTaatgaatgaaaagataaaaatttCACACAAGTTCAAATACTAAGATTAGAATTTAAGATAAGTTCAACAATATTCATACGTAGTACAAATATGgattaaaaattcacaaattatgACAAGTAAATGAagctaattttatttattacaaaaagatcttaaaaaaaaaaaaaaaaaccctactactactactatttGAAACGTCATTTCTCTAAGCCACACTACAAAGCAACCAAATATTATCAAGACTTCATTAACATTAACCAATTAGTAATGAACATCTATCTTACAATTACCTCCTCctcattttcaataaatatgcTACAAAAGATTGAATATTTTACATAAGGAGAATAATTGTTACTGGGTTATGATGATGGTATGCCAACTATCAATCCTTGAGAATGGGATCTTCCCAGCACTTGTCTTGGAACCCATTGTTTTATTTCCTCAAAAGCACACAATGTTTCTGAATCAAGCCCTCCAGCAAACTGCCCAACCAAAAGAACTTATTTGCATCACAACCAACCACCATTTTCATCTACTAATGGCAAAATATTGTGAAATATTGTGAAAGATTGAGAGCTTGTTACCTGGTGAGTTCTGTATGCAAAATGAATTCCCTGAAGTAGGAGAGATTCCTGGTTGGATTCTTTATCCGAACTACGAATGGAATCCAGCTCCGTTTTCACTCTTTTCATGTACATCTTGGCCAGATTCATAGACGCTTGCTTTATCTGTAAAGGGTTGGAAATTGAAattataagttgtatgaaaatggatAGGCTAGTAGACTTCATATTTGATGAGAGATTTTTATGTTATCAGACTGCATACCTTACTCATGATTCCCGAGTCTAGCATCCAATTTGTTGGGAGTTTCAGGTCCTGATAAGAATGCATGGCAGTACTCCGAAGAGCAATTAAGCGTTGTATGCCTCGCTCTGACCTTTCATTATACGACGAAAGAAGGAAAAATCAACACCAAATACGAATTGGTTAATAAAAAGTTATCAAATGTGTTGGGAGTTCTAACTTGTCTAACAAACTCGCCATCTTCTTCAAGGCTGCCTCACATGGAGAACTAGTGTCATCCTTGTAAAATGAGATTTCATTTTCCAACAGTTTGAGTGCACGGTATTCTATGGCTGCTTCTCGCATGGCATCGGCTTTTTTCTCAGGCCACTTGAAATGCTTTAACACAGCTCGCTCATCAGCCTGCAGACAAACATTTAACATTCAATAATATAACGGGGAGGAGAGCATGCATAAGGTCATCCTTTCTCACCATCACTATTTTCACATTGTTTAGAAGTAATTTGCCAGTATTAATCAATTTAGCATGTTTGGAAGCAATTTTcaaatagttaaaatcactagtcatttttcaaaatcactcattTTATGTGAAACcaaacattaaattgattttgaattaccGAAGACATATTTGGGActtgggagtgattttgaacagaaaaaatgattttaactattttctAAATCACACCCAAGCAGGCCCTTAATACATGTAACCTATTAGCCGTTACAGAGTGGGCCTCAATAGAACACTATCAGAAAAGTGCTACTTATAGGCACAACAAGAACATCGACCACTAACTCAAATGCAGCAACACATTTATCATGAAGAACAACATCGATTAATCAGCTCTAGCAAGAAGCAGTTTCAGTAGTTATTTCATCTGAATACTGTCATTCTGCGTTTTTCTTAATTATAAGCTGAAGAGACATTAATTAGAAAGAAATTAGTGGAATTAATGTTAAATCTCAGTTTACGTGCATAAACATGTTTCCTTCTGTTTTTAGGACTCAAGTACACCGAGAAACAAATGGCATATTCAAAGAGATCAACAACCATTATCAGTTGGAGATAAGATAACATATGAGTAACGTACGTAGAATTTCAGCACAGTAAATTTCCCCAAATGACAAAGTTAGATAATCATCCAGAGTTTCTGGTTTCAAGCAAAATGTACAAAAGTGTACAGTTGGCCAGTCAACATCAACAAGGACTTCACCCCAAAATGAACAAAGGAAAAGCCACGTCATTCTAAACCAACAGGTTCTAGAATTTGAGTGCAGAATAGATTTTTGGgtccaaaagaaataaaaaaatcaaaattcaccACCTCACATGTCGCACTGCCTAAAGAGGATAAAGTTCACCGAGGAAAATGCAATAGAGGATGGTCCCAAGGTAGCAGAGTTTTGTTTTTCCAGGATGATTCAGCCATTTTACAAATGTTAAAACCTTCCAATTAGAAGCTGAGTAGCCAGGAAACCAAAGAGCGAGTCCCGGAAATATGTCCTCCAGGGACAACCCGACTAGCAAATACTAGTTAGTGTACAAAATCAATAGACTCCATGGggtggggaaaaaaaaaaagaagatgaaactGGATCCAGTCAATTGTACATTTAGAAGTCAGAAGGGGGGCCATCTTAGGACAGTCTAAAGAATAACAATGCGACCAGCATTAGCTATTATAGGAAGGCACTAGCCGAGCACAAAGTCATCACAttgttttcttttgttgttCAATATTGTAGGGCGAAAGATTGAACCAATGATTTTTAAGATGGTAATTGATGCCTTAATCCACTTAACTATGCCCCGATCGACATAAAATCATTACATGTTGAAAGGTTGATTAGATCATTGCCGTTTCTCCTGATAAACCAGACCATATTAAGGGATAATAACAATAAATCTTCTGCATTGTTAGACATGATATGGCCCACTACACCCAGAATACTTTATCTTAAAACTAGCCCTTTCCATAGATGTACacacaataattaaaaaaaaaaaaaaaaaaaactgatagaGATAAAAGAGACCAAAAGTAAAGATTTACCAATGATGAAAGTTGGGAATCAAGCCAGTCGACAAACTTGAGGACATCTTCTATATCCGTATGAGCTGCAACAAGCACCTTGTCAATGAGGCCATTGATGAACTCTCCTTTGGTTTCAATATCTGCTTTTATCTGGAAATTCAACATGGGACTTAATTTTTCTATGTGGGTTAGATTTAATtcaatcaaatcaacaaaaatCATGGCCTTACCGCTAAAAGATGCGCAGAACGATTCTGAATTTCCCCAACAATGCTATTATGCGCATTGATCGCAGCCGGTTTACCCAACAATGGAGGATCTCTCTTCCCCTCTTTCTTTCTTAACGAGTGAAAGATGCGTACGAGGTCTGGAGATTTCTGTGTGGCCGCTACTCGGGGCATGGACTGGACAGGAAGAGGCGGCGGCGGTGGCGGCGGCGCCGCCCGTGGTGGTGGAGCCTTGCATTCCAAATCTCTAACATCCCGACACGAACTCGAAGGTCGGGTCTCCAACTTTCCATTTACAAGTTTCTGATTGTCCTCGGCGTTTCGTTGCGAGTCCTCTGCAACTGACTCCCTCTATAACCACGAACAGAAAATCGAAAACAATTCTGAAATTCCTTCATAAAATTTCAACCACAAATAGAAAGTAATTTTCAAAGAAACAACAATGGCGTCTTCTTCCTCACCTGGTCGTTATTGCTAACACTAGCGAGCTTCGCTTCAGCAGCGGCTAGGTCACGAACGAGCAAATCGTTGTGCGATTGAAGTTCCATGTTCAAGCTCTGAGACTTCTGCAACTCCTCCTTCAACACCACTAATTGAGACTGCAAATCTTTAATCAAATCCTCCGCAAAACAAAGCTTCTCCTGCAATCCACTCTTAACTCCATTACAATCCTCAACATTCGCACACGGACCCGTACCAGAAAGAGAACGCCGGTGCGAAACTTGCTTGAGACCACCACGGTTGACCGTTCGAGCCAAGACTCCAACATTCTCACCATCCCTCCCCTTCTTAGGAGCAATCGGCGTCAGAGATCTGATAACTTTCGAACTTTGCTTCTTCACACCAGACTGAGGCGTCGATTCAACTGCCGATACAGAAACCATCCGCTTAGGCGACTCCATAGCCTTCAAAGAAACCCTTCCGCCGCGAGATGACGTCGTAAAGTTCTTCAGAGGAGTTGATTTCCCTCTCTGCTCCATTAAAACTTAGTGGAGGAGCCGAGAATTCACACGGTGGTGCCGCCGTACTGCCTCGGTTATAAACCGGCGAATTACCTGGTGGCCGCCGCCATGCACCGGCCAAACCTCAAAGCCATTAGctgaagagagagagaaaaaagtggAAAATATTTGTAATGAAAAGACAAGCACAGCGAAGCACCAAACAAAAAGAAAGCTCTACGTCAATGAGGATTGATTAACAATGGCGATTAAACGCACTAGTCCGCCATTAACTTAACTTAGAATCTTGAATTGAACCAACCAACCAATTGGGTGTTCGTTTGTTTGTATTAtggatttgaatttcgagatcaAATGGTTGATCATGCCATTGTTGGACCACTTTCCagttattgaatcaaacttacAAAGATGAAATGGGAAGGTCGCCGCTCAACATCATCTTTGttgtttttcccttttctttttctttttccttttgagTTTGGTGGAAAGATTTTTGCCAATTGAAAATTACGCATGAAATGAAAAGGAATTTCGCCGAATTCTCCATTTTTATGCTCTACCATCATTGCGTCTTGAATTCACACACGCATTTTATTTGGTAATTGTTTTTAAGAgaaacttttttaaatataacaaaatataatgtTCGATAGATTGATAGATAGTCATGGATGGATACTTAGATTTCGCCATAtttataaatagatttattcattttttttatattcgaAAGtagtttcattttcttttatttagatttagtttttatttaatttttatattttaaaatattattattgaaatcTTTAAAGTAAAATGTTAcaactttttttaagaaatttttattttaatttatctctaaatttcaaaatttacacttttaaactcaaattttcagAAAATTCTCATTTCAATTTTTGGCATAGTCtactaattatttaaaataattatgaaataaaatttttaaattacttttaataatgataaaaaatagtaaaacttaattcatttaatagacattaacacaaaatataaaataagtatCTGGTAAAAATTTGATGTTTAAAGTGTCAACCTAAgaaccaaattaaaacaaaacttcaTATCAAAGGTAAAATGGTAACTATTTGAAACCTAAAATCtaagggaaatttgtacggatgacccaatttttgggtccaaaatgtcaaataacctatttttaaaaaataatgtcaagaCATCATCGCCATACCAAGTTATGTAAATTGCCCTTACTTCTTCGTCTTCTTACCTTTTTACTGAGAACccaccaaaactaaaaactcttcattcaaattttccaaggCTAACGGCTTCGTATcactcataaactaaaaaactcTTTAGAATCCATCACTTCGGCTTGCAAACGATTTTATTGCCGCAAACAATCGAATCTGATCGGTGAATCTTTCAATATGTGCCTGAAAATGTCTTACACTGATCGGTAATGAGGCTTTGTGGGTCGTTCTGGGTTTAAAAATACACTaatatgactttttttttttttttttttggttttcgatgtgttatgtggttgaagacgagtagaaagagtttgtgaacaagataagtgagagtgaaatcggTAGAACGACACCGGAGAGAGCAaatgtgagcgagataagtgaacctatggttttttttatttgtttttctggttttcgatgtgttatatggttgaagacgagtaaaaagagagataatatgagcgagataagtgagagcGACACCGGAGAGAGCGAtactggagagagcgacactggagAGCGATACTAGAAAGAGCGAGTCTAGCGCGAGCGGGTCCAGAGAGAGCGAATCCAACGAGATTtaaacaaatgttgttttaacatttttttttttttttgaaggagtttactgattgaatctttattttatccaggagtgatttaagatggcaACACGTTTCAGAATACCCGAATCCGACCGATTTCTCGATCAAGTAACCAACTTGGCCCACATTGCTAATGCAAATAAGATTGTGAAAGAGAAGCTTACGCCAAGGCAGTTGGACATGTTCAAGAGAAAAGTTTTTGGGCGATTTGTAGACGTTGACATGGTGTTTAACAGCCTAATTATCCATCACATGTTGCTGAGAGAAGTGAAGAGGACAAGAACAGACTCAATGTCATTCTCTGTTTGTGGGAAGGTTGTCACTTTTTCGAAGGATGACTTTTTGTTGATGACTGGTTTGTGACAATCCCCAACACGAGTTGATCAGAACCAGTAGTCCTCGTATGAACTTGCTATTAAGTATTTTGGTAATCGAGTGACGAAGGACACTTAACACCTCCGtcaacttgaagaaaaatacaaggacctggagtttgaaaatgatgatgatgttgtgAAGATCAGCCTAGTTTAATATACTGAGGTCACAATGATGgggaaaaacaaacagaaaaatgcAACGTACCTCAAACATTTCAAGGATGTTCAAAACTTGGAGTACTACAACAGTCTTGATTGGGGTACCATTATTTGGGAGAGGACATTGGATGCCCTAAAGACTGCGTTGAATGATAAGAGCAGTCTATACAAGACAAGGGTCAAAGGAAATAAAAACTACGTTGTGAAGTACTCTTTACGTGGATTTCCACAAGCGTTCCAGGAAAATTTGCTTAACATAATAATCGTGTTGTTTGATCTAACATTActattgttcttaatatattttaaattttatttagttatGGACGTACGAGATCCTAGCTTCatcgatagctgggaacattgcGGAGCGAAGAAGCAAGGTGGCTTTGCCCCGCATATTACgatggtcatgctcccactcagtgtccttcaaagtactcgagagagagatattcgagtctaacaatgtacgtttactctatgcataatatgtttatctgGTTGTTAAATTGACATTAACCAGTTTACTGGGTTATTAATGCAGATAAAGTTTAAAGAGGACACTGTCATGTCAGATGCTGAAAGGGAGTTTTGGGATACCCCAGTGGACAGACGACCTATATTTGAGCTAGGTGCGGATGATGATAGTTCTGAAAGTGGCAATACGTCGACTAGTGATGAAGGTAGTCCTGAAAGTGAAAGTGACGGTGATGATCATCGTGGAGATGACAATGATGAAGTTGTCAGGGTGGAGGGAGGGGATGAACCTGAGCATTCTATGCACGAGGATGCTGAATATGGAAGGGTGGAAGGAGGAACATACACACCTAGTGATGATATGTTCCATGATGTAATGGGGGACATACGCGAGGAGGACGAGTTGAACCAACTTGATGTCTATCTTGCGGACTCCCGTAGAGAGCGACCTATGGATGAGGAGTGTTCTGAGTGTGCTGTCCACCGCAGGGAAGGAGCCAATCCCTACGAGTCTATTTATTCGTACCTACAGACCATTGACAGCTCACTATCGAGGTTGAATGACCGTATATCAAGTTTAGATAGTCGTGTATCTAGTATGGAGGAAAACATGACGGATATGAAAGGGAAATTGTCGGCCATCCTGTCATTGTTGCAGTCTATGTGCAAGGTTTGCATTTACTATCATTTTATGTCTTTATATGTATCCAGTATcagtttttatgttttcatgaactcatcattttactttactaattgaagggttccACGGTGAATGAGGAGACGATCAGGTCACCCATCCCATCTCGGGATCCCGATACCAATAATCCGACTGCCTCTGACACTCTCATCCCTCCTGTACAGCCCGATACCACCACTTCACCTATTCTTACCCCCCATGTACAGCCGGATACTACCACGACATCACCAATTGACGTCGAACCTATAGAGGTCGACGTCCCACAAACAGAGCCCGACATGTCTGCCTTACTCACCATGCCATATACAAAGGCTGACATGTCTAGCATCCCAGAGGCCGACACTTCTGGGATTGTTATGACCACAGAAGGAGTTCCATTGGTGAGTAATTTATTGATAGgtaatctttgtttatatttttatatttctttatgAGTAATGTTTTTTTATCTGTTTATGTAGGAATCTCGAAGAATTAGTCATAAGAGAAAACCTGTTGATAAATATACACCCCCAACttaagtaaagaagaaaaatgtggtTAAGCATCCTCTCCCAAGTGTAGCTACGTCACTATGTAGAGCGATCGTCACATATAACGTAGCAAACGATGTTCCATACAATATCCTTACAGAAATGATGGGTTGGATCTCGAACAACAATACAGACAACGAGGTTCGAAAGAACTCCTTTAAACCACTTGCCAAGCAATTCTTCAAGGAATTGATTACCCCGAATTCGTTGGTCGAGTGCGATGTAAGTTTCCTAGTCTTTACTTCTTTACATGTTGGCTATCTTTTACTTTTACTGACATAGTAATTTTTCGTGTAGACCATaaatactttgttttattttatgaaagataaattttataccCGGCCCGACATGTCAATGCACAAGTTCACCATCTTGCCAATTGGTGTAacggtaaattttgatatttcgtTTCTTAACCTCTCATTATATTTCGTTAAGTTTCCTAGTCTTTACTTCTttacttaacttctcattttatttgacaGAGTCACCTTAATGCTCTAGCGGGGTATTTAAAcgaataaagaataaattactTCTGGAGGCTGCCCTAGCATGGGAAGATGAAGACATGTATAAGGACTACGTCACCGGTAAATTCGATGTCAAATGGGCAGATGTGGATTTCGTTCATACGGCGATGGATATCAGTGACCACTGGATGGTCCTTGCAATGGACATTAACAGAGCCATATATTCGTGTTCGATTCACTTCCGTCATACACACCAATGACAAAGCTAGTGAATTGGCTAGAGCCATTGACAGTCACAGTATCATCCCTACTTCACTACTGTGATGTGGATCGTTCAAAGTCATACACACCAATGACAAAGCTAGTGAATTGGCTAGAGCCATTGACAGTCACAGTATCATCCCTACTTCACTACTGTGACGTGGATCGTTCAATTCCGGAACTATACACAGCCCATTGGAAAATCTCGCGACCTATGAACGTCAACATACAACACGGATCACTTGATTGTGGCATCTTCGTAATCAAATTACTAGAAATCCTGGTGACTGGTGTTGATCCATCCGTAATCACTCAGGAGAAGATGAATGAATATAGGATGCAGTTAGCATGTCAACTATGGGCAAACACtccatattttttatgtgtatagaacatgtattttttttattgtactttttatgtatgtaaaaacatttttttttatgtataatggAGCTATTGCTCTTTTtattgtataattgaacatatattttttatgtaagttcaaattttaaagttcaataacataattttatcagaacatgcatttttttttttatgtatgatGAAGCTAttgctcttttcattgtataattgaacatgtattttttatgtaagttcaaagttcaaagttcaatatcagaattttatcaTAACATGTATAATTGAGTTACTGCTTTTTTCGTTGTATCAATGGTATGTAGAACATTATATGGTTcaaggttcaaagttcaaagattgagagagcgagatgttaagagaga
This window contains:
- the LOC120089330 gene encoding protein CHUP1, chloroplastic, with translation MEQRGKSTPLKNFTTSSRGGRVSLKAMESPKRMVSVSAVESTPQSGVKKQSSKVIRSLTPIAPKKGRDGENVGVLARTVNRGGLKQVSHRRSLSGTGPCANVEDCNGVKSGLQEKLCFAEDLIKDLQSQLVVLKEELQKSQSLNMELQSHNDLLVRDLAAAEAKLASVSNNDQRESVAEDSQRNAEDNQKLVNGKLETRPSSSCRDVRDLECKAPPPRAAPPPPPPPLPVQSMPRVAATQKSPDLVRIFHSLRKKEGKRDPPLLGKPAAINAHNSIVGEIQNRSAHLLAIKADIETKGEFINGLIDKVLVAAHTDIEDVLKFVDWLDSQLSSLADERAVLKHFKWPEKKADAMREAAIEYRALKLLENEISFYKDDTSSPCEAALKKMASLLDKSERGIQRLIALRSTAMHSYQDLKLPTNWMLDSGIMSKIKQASMNLAKMYMKRVKTELDSIRSSDKESNQESLLLQGIHFAYRTHQFAGGLDSETLCAFEEIKQWVPRQVLGRSHSQGLIVGIPSS